cgcaAGGGAGCTGCTGgtattttacttttgttttgtggtttgtttattttttattaaaagttgttgacaTTCATTTGTTGCAAATGTAATGCATACCATCATTGCtagattacggtttacaggtggttggatatgtgtatagatagatagacattGAGGGGATTtgaccttaccagtttgagcccgagtctgacgaagaaacataTTGTGTTCCTGTATTTTACAGAACATTTCGACTATAGGGCTACTGCAAATGACACTTAAAACATCcacaaaaacatgataataatTACTAAGTGGTATTTGCATTCGCTTACCTGAATAAAGAACAGTTGTGAAAGAAATATAATATGTATTCAAACTCcaatttaaaagtgttttgattGTGCCTGTAAAAGATGATAAAATATGTCAtgattaaaaaattatatcatgTAAGGCCAAAAAGCATTGAAATTGACATTCTAATTTACtcagaattttatttaaaaaagtcagTGGAAAACCACTGACAAAGATTATCTggatttcataatttatttgatCTTTCCTGATAAAGAAGTGAATCATACCTTTAAACTGTTCTTTATATGGAGCCACAAAAAGCAGCATGAGAGGTCTAAGAACATAAAGAGCACAGGAGAAGACTGTCTCATACACAGatcctgaaacacaaacacacacaataacaattCGCTgatgtataaacaaaacaaaaatgttacaagTATGGAAATACTTCAcattacataaaacattaacagaATGACAAAATTAAGGTTGAACACTGTTGAACAATGTTTCAAAAGTATTACCCAGTGATGTGAAACAGATTAAGAGATATGAAGATTATAAACACTGACCTTCAGAAACACCCCAGAagacaaaagcaaaaaacatgATGAGATTTGGACAAACAACCAGAAACATCTGAAGACGAAGAACTCTGTCTAGAAAGATaatcataaataataacattggTTAATTGGTTAATACAAATTGGTTAAATGTAGTCTAAACACCTAAACAGAAGATCAAATCTAGATGCATCATGAGTAGCAAGACTGATGTTGGTTCATTTGTGTTACATGCgctcacgcacgcacacaaaatATGTTATGACGTGATTAAAGGTGCcatttagttttaaattgaataaattcTTAGACAATGTGACATTGAattgtatagtttttttataaattcactGTATCTGATTTATCAGAAATTAAGCACTAAGCACCTGTAAAATCAGACATACTCACACAGCTTCATACGATACACAGAAAGACGTTAAATAATATTCCGAAATTGTGTATAAATCATAGTAGTTAAAagaatgtaaatacaatgtttgTTTAGTAAGGGAATTGCATTACAATTACATCTCCATTTTGAGTGCTTTGTATGTTTGTAAGTGAAATCAAAGATGGAACCAGTTTTTTCAATTTCACTTGATGGAACCACTGTGATCTTCCATACAGAGCAAGCATCATCTGCCATAAGATCTGTGCATCAGATGGAAATAAAAGAGCGATTCATTGTGACATCTGGATACCACAACAAGAGAAGAGCTTCCAAGAAAGCTGCTCAAATTCTCTTTATGGAGTTGAGGAAAGGGTGGTGGAGAACGTATgacttataattgtgatcaaagctcatgataatttttacatatttaatgaagaaaagtgttaaataatatttgaattcATTGAATCCACTACATTTGGTCCTAAACTGGTTTCAGCTGGTGTGGAACagtcttaaaccagctaaggaccagtaCATGACCAGTTTAGGTTCATCTTAAACAAGCACACGacaagcttaaaccagcacaaaccagcatcaaaacataacTAACCCatactgtttttttcaacatggAGATgctatgaattaataaaaagattgtgacaaaataaaagagaatATGCAGAATTTTGGctaaacatttaacacatttattttataaacaattaaaaatccaaaacaaaaacCGTCAAAGAAGCAGCGTAACAAAAACTATGCATGGGAGGTCGGGGGCTCTCGAGGGAAAGAAAGACGTTCTTTTTATTTGGAGAGAAAACGGCACGCCCAGGTGTTATCAATCTCCGCTACGGACTGCAACACCCACTGAATCACAAGAACAACTCCAATGATCCCATTGACAACATCAGCCGCAGGTGAACTAAAGCGTACCCCCACACTGAATAACCACTCAAAAtgagaaaaggaaaaataacCAATAGCAGGTCCAAAACCTACCCAACAATTATAACAGTATAACCGTACAACCAAAAACTTTCTCCTATCAAACTGAGAACCACAATGCACACatagacaaacacaaaataaattcaacTCATGTATTTATTGAACCAACAATAATCTATTCCATATTTATCTGTGGCTTACCTAGTAGTCTCAGTTCCAATGTTGTGGTGACAGACAACACATTACATTTTCCCCTGTAGACTTCACATGTGTATTCTCCTTCATCTTGAGCTGTCACATTCTTCAACAGGAGAGAGAAAATTCCATGTTTAATGTCGTCAGTGGAGAAATGAGCTCTGCCAGAATAACTCTTGGATCTCTCGTCTTGATAAACAAACATTGGACTTTCAGAGTCAGATTTTTTCCATTCCACCTTCAGTCCTTCTGCTGTTAAGGGTTTGTCATTAACACAGGGCAAAAGTACTGAAGCTCCCAGAGGAACAACCATACTCCATGAATAATCCACTCTGACATCTGAACCTGAAAAAGACATTCAATGtaagatcatttaaaataaaataaaaatattacacaataaTGTTTACTCCTCTGACAATATGATGTTAACACTGCTGTATATACTGAACAATATCATCCTTATTGAAGCATCTGCTACTCTACAATTTAGAGAAagattgagatttgttacagaaCTTCGAGCAAATGTGCTTATATGAAAATTATCGCAAAGATTAAAGCTTTTTCAGTCAAATGAAGGCTGCTCAGGGTCAGATCAACTTCTTCACTGGTTCAGTTTAACTTTCAGATATCCAACataagcacacacaaacacatcctcATCTCAACAACATCACAAGATGACAACAGAGAAAACATCTACTGTCCAAACATACAAACTCACATTTCACTCTTTCATACTACAGTGCTGTATACGGCAACATTTATAAGTAGacaaaattaaatttgttttactgtCTGGATCCCCACAGTGAATACTCATGTTCTTTAAGTTACAGAAAGAGCTGTTTAAATATCTGCAGACTTACCATCTTCATAATATTCCAAATTTACACTGACTGACAACACAGATCTGTGTCCACTGTGAACTGTACATGTGTATCGTCCCTTATCTTCAGTTCTCACATTCTTCAACAGGAGAGAGAAATTTCCAAGTGTGAAGTCACCACAGAGGAAATTTGCTCTATCAGAAAAACTTGCTGGATGCTGAACCTCTCCATCttcaaatacacacaatggATCCTTTAAACCGGATTTACTCCATTTCACCTTCTTTACATCTGCTGGTAAGTATTTGTTATTGAAACACGGCAGAACCGCTGAAGCTCCCAGAGGAACCCAATAATAACCTTCCAGATGGAGCCCTGCAAGagatgtcatttcattttaatgaaaaaatagttTGGAAAATAACatctatttttacataataatcACGGAAatgtttcatgtgtttaattgttCATTAGGACTGTAGATTTAGAACTGTGGACTTTAGTAGTCAAATTGTCTCAGGTGTcttttttgtcaaaacaaatGACTTGTAACTCACTGAAGTGGAGAATGTTTCatgtaaacaaacctgtttgtgGTCTGCAGTAGATAAGAGAGAAGAACAGAAGAGCAGATCCACATGCGAAAATACAGAGAATCAACACCATTATGTGTAAAGAAGAGAAacctgtaacacacacaaaaacacacactagATATAATGAATGTTGTCTTACGAATGTCATAAGTGCAGAAATAAATTTTACACAAACTAAATGTCAATACATCACACCGTATTCACACAGAGAGCACAATTTTGTAAAACATGTCATTAGAtccattagattttttttaaagaaatcctcaatAATGAAATGTATGGGGGGGGAATAATATTGTATTCAtcctaaaaacacaaaatgcaaaaatgtgggcattttaaaatcaacatactttttgaaacaaattaaacttctatttgaatgaattatattttgcagTAATAAACTCTGtgtaaacactgcaaaatgttttgtcacaaactcaaCTAACAGGCAgtaattgaaaaaatatatactttctGCTTTCTTACAGCTGCATCTTTTTATAAAGAGCTATTTTTCTCTATGTGCTTTTGCATAGTGCTAGCAGAGCTTTGcgatattatttattagttttacATAGTCGCAATGGTTTAATTTCTATCCAAGATTTTCTCAAGATATGAACTGCTGAACATTGGGCACCACAAACCATCTGATCTTTTACCGGTTTTTGATTATTCAGACGTTTTATTTAACATTGTAGTCGGAAGTGCTCCAGGTGCAGTGCATGTTTCTTTCCTGTTTCAAGCGCTCCACCATAATACCCATTCCAAAGAAACCTCAAATCACAGGACTGAATGACTACAGATCCATCACTCTCACATCTGTGGTCATGAAGTCATTCGAGAGACTGGTATTGTCTTATCTGAAGGACATCACAGAACCCTAACTGGACAAGAGCAAACAGATCTGTTGAGATTGCAGTTAACATGGGGCTGCATTTTGTCCTGAAACATCTGGATAGACCAAGGACCTATGTAAGGATCCTGTTTGTGGTCTTCAGCTCGGCTTTCAACACCATCATGTCATCACTGCTCCAGACAAAGTTAACCCAGCTATCTGTTCCTATCTGTAACCATCACATCatcctgtccaccctcaaggcaatgggggtctctggaatggtgctacaatggttcaggtcttacctctcgggtaggtcctttagagtatctcggagaggtgaggtgtcggagtcccatcatctcgacacaggtgtgcctcagggctcagtgcttggtccgttgctattctctgtatacatgacatcccttggctctgtcattaggaaacatggcttttcctatcactgctatgcggatgatactcAACTCTGCGTGTCTTTtcgccctgacgatccgactgtctctgcacgcatctcagcttgccagccgaatgctgcggcaagagttatctttaatgaaccaaagagagcacacgtcactcctctactcattaagctacattggcttcccgtagttgctcgcatcaaattcaagactttgctcctggcctacaagaccactactggttcggcaccaccttatcttaaatcgctaatgcagacgtatgtacccgccagatccctacgctctgcaaagcgtagtggtgccatcccataaaggtaaaaaatctctctcgcgcaccttctccggatctgttccacctatgtggaatgatctgcccactgctacaagatctgcagattctgtagccatctttaagaaacgcctgaaaacacatctcttccgccaacatctgactgatctgttctgactcttttcttctctactctactcttaaaaaaaaaaatgtatgaatgaatggttccgtatactgtgttaggctatatgagactagtcttctttttgattgcacttatgcttttgttgtacttatgctgtcctaattgcttccattatctaccccacttgtaagtcgctttggataaaagcgtctgctaaatgactaaatgtaaatgttcctgGCTCAATCTGTCAGTGGATCACCATGGTGATGAATCTGCTTACAGACAGGAGGTCGAGCAGCTGTCTGTCTGGTGCAGTCATAACAACTTGGAGCTGAACACGCTTAAAACAGTGAAGACGATTCTGGACTTCAGGAGAAACCCCCCTGCACTCCCCCTCTCAGCATCATGAACAGCACAGTGGCAgcagtggagtcattcaggttcctgtgcaccaccatctctcaggacctgaagtgggacaatcacattggctcCATTGCTAaaaaaagcccagcagaggttgtacttcttacatcagctgaagaagttcaacctaccacaaactctattaaaacagttttactcagcagTCTGTCCTCTGCACATCCCTCCCTGTCtggtttggctcagccacaaagtcagacatcagaagactacagaggacgATTCGCACTTCTGAaaagatcattggtgctcccctgcccttatgttcattgtattgtatttcctaattttttatacccataggcccttatttaaatcatctgtgtactgttTTCTACtgtgttatggtctctgtgtactgttgttgctgattctgtgtactggatgctcctgtcaccaaaacaaattccttgtatttataaatcacatttttagtCATAAAACCCCAAACAACTTCGAAGTTACACGCTTAAACTGGGTGTGATGAGGGGAAAGCGATCATATCacactgtcaatcctccttcctccactgactgaaccctCATTTCTCATCATAGAGTCAGAGAAACCCTTCAAGCTATTTAAACATGTGTTCTATGCTTACATTGCATATAGTAAGAGACAGATGGTCGGTTTTCCAAGAGATTTGATTGTGAATGTTTTCAAGATAATGTCAGGTGCTGTTCAGTGGCCGAAAAAACTTCTGCATGCATGAGGCGCTGAAACGGATGAgaaaaatgcacacaaacattgaaacccGTCAGTCTAGCCTGTGTTTACGCGGATGGAAAATCACTGTTGTCTTTGAATGGCCGGGCAAGGTGTACCGTAACTTGTATCTCACAGTAAGTGCATACTTTGTGTAGTAATTGGCGTTGTTTCTTAAGTAATGAAAACAGAACGCACCACAGCAAAACGTGcactatatatacatatatatatatatatatatatatattcatttcagAGCTTGACACACTCACAACTCCATTaaacaactatttaaaaatgagtttgttttacttttaacgGTTGTGTTTTTCTCACCCAGTTGTTTTAGTATAACAGTTGTGTTGTCTGAGAATCGTCCAGCAAACACTTGACACATGTATTCTCCTTTATCTTCAGTTCTGACTCTCTTCAGTCTGAGAGAGAAGTTTCCTCTGTGGATTTCATCATTGAAGAACTCAACTCTGTGTCTGTATTGCGCGTCTGATGCTTCTGGATGAATCTTGTGGTTTTGATAGAGCAGAACCAGTATGTGTTCATCTTTATCCGTTTTCTTCCATGAAACCTCTTCAATGTCTTCAGGTTGGATGTGAGAGTCCACAGAGCAGTCTAGAGTCACGTCTTCACCCACATAAGCTGATAAAGACTTATCTGATCCAGACACAGTAAGACGCTCTGAAAGAATATGTAAATTAGAATAcagtcattttttaattatacaaaaaaaggTCAAGAGCGCTGAAGGGAACCCAGGCGCAGACAGAAAGATGGTGGGAAACAATGACTTTAATTAGacaaacacaatgcaaaaaacccacgagggggtaaaacaaccAGGAACAGGGTGATGGTAATAAAGCAACTAAACAGGAAATAATAAACTCACTGGACTAGACTAAAACAACACTTGATATAAACTAGACTTACTCGACTTCACAAGAAGAATATACCTTATCAGCGCATGAAAATGATGCAACGTCTTCCACGGAGTACAAAGcaaaatgaaccagcacaagacagaaaacacaagggcattaaatagagAAGAGGTGAGGGGCATGAAACCATTATAAGATAATTAATGAGGAAACAAGAAGGtgggaacagagacgagaccggagagtgCATGGTATGTCAAAACAAGCCATGCACATGCACttccacaaaaaatacatgGGACAATAAAAAAGCATAACAAGGCGaggcaggatcatgaaaaaaaaaattacaatttcaaAAATCGTATTAATAATTACGCATAAACTTGTATTATAAAACCTCACCAACAGCTTTAATCTCCACCACAGTTTCACCAGACTCTTGTCCACTGTGAACTGTACATGTGTATTGACCTTCATCTTCTGGTCTCACATTCTTCAACAGGAGAGAGAAATTTCCATGTTTAAATCTCTCAGTGAAGAAATGAGCTCGATCATGATAATCCTCATGCTGGACTTCTGGTCTAATATCTCCATCTTGATACAAATGAACCAGAGTATCTGAGTCTGATCTTTTCCATTCCACCTCCAGATCCTTCAGTGATGAGAGTGAATCAACAGAACAGGGCAGAAGAACTGAACCTCCcagaggaacaaccagaggACCTGACGGACCCTTCACTGTGAaccctaaaacaaaaaaactatgaATTGAATATTAAAGGTTTATTCAAAAGCACACATTCAACACTTTGCTGTTTGCAAGGGCAATTTTAGTTAAGAAACTGAATctgttacaaataaaacattattttagatGCCACACCCTTAATACgtggtaaaaatgttttttatgttagtaagatatatgttttattcttattttgtaAATGCAGGCTATTTCATTATGAAGAGATCAGTCATCGCAATATTTATTTGAGCTGTAGTTGTCGAATGCTTTGTTTTATCAATGTGATCTATCACTGTGTCACTGTTATCAATTAAATCTATAGGACtaaatgtatgttattttgTAAGGACCTTCCACTAAGGAAGtcagactggttttgtttcCTTTATGATTTGGGAAAGACCTTTTTTCATTCTAGCAGCTTGTGTTTAGATGGGTGATATGTCTTAGATTATCCAATAGTCTTTTATATTCTCAATGTTTGGGAATAAGTATTACTAGGCCTTGTATCATGGTagtcatttcacgagttcacctgagcagataatgaagatagcaggagTAGTtaaagtatgcgtgtttggtgtgctgtccggggagcaggtttcgagctcgccgattccatccgatcccagaacgctcccgccccccaataggggcgagtgcgccgagctcggaaacggccgaacccagaactcacccccggagttctgctatcgacatgagctcaagtagaggagccggggaggtggcgggatgtgtaatcctttgagatggcttcaggtaagaatcttggTCTACTTAagtgctggttcgcttgagctgataggttggagtctatgattgctgattgcgaaccagccggtcttaattatatgctctggcttctcccgaactttgttaatctataattACCCATTAACATCATTAAATGTTTCCTTTCATTCTAGAAAAGCAGCGACCAACAAACCCAATTTCTTTCCAAAAGAACCTATAAAATTACGTTGTGCACAGCTCATCTAATTCCTCTATTCTTAGATCTAACTCACAAAACTTTAAATAAGTCGTCAATCTTGGGTATGaaagtcttttattttataaaacaattcattGAATCTGACTGAGAGAATGTGGATCTATATTattgtaaaacataaatactttTAGCATCTTTACACTCTACTCCCTTAATAATGAAACTTGATACATATTGTTAATGTTTTCTCTTCACtaaattaaagaaatataatgaatttttatttctccttCAATCCACTTTGCTCAGGACCTTACAAATGCACCTTGAGCTATTTTGCAGTAGAGATCATCCAATTCAGCTTGCAACGCAAAATTGATTCTTCCCTTCTTTTaaccattgtaatattttaactGAAATTTTAATCTGatgaggtcacatttcgggtatgggtcaccaaaCTTGACAAatacgtcactttcactttccaTGCacaatattattcatttttaaacaaaccgGAGTTAAATTTCcagtatgttttattattcctTATTCGAACaacttattttcattttaattaatgatCAGTTAAAGGTGTTCAAGGTCAGATGCAAATTGTCTAAGTGAATCAGTGAAAAGCAATAATTAATCTGAGATTTACAGGTGTTGTTAGGTTGATACCAGGAATAAcctattgtattaaattaatttacgtCTAAAGCGTACACttcataataataacattaaaatcatgTTATCAAGTGAAAAATTCCTAAAactgtttcatttttataaattttatcaaatatacaataaaattgtgattacattttaaatgagctcattttgtgaataaaattgtaaaatttctcagtttaaacatttgtta
This region of Triplophysa dalaica isolate WHDGS20190420 chromosome 7, ASM1584641v1, whole genome shotgun sequence genomic DNA includes:
- the LOC130426665 gene encoding uncharacterized protein LOC130426665, whose amino-acid sequence is MFLHYLFLISILLRIAEGFTVKGPSGPLVVPLGGSVLLPCSVDSLSSLKDLEVEWKRSDSDTLVHLYQDGDIRPEVQHEDYHDRAHFFTERFKHGNFSLLLKNVRPEDEGQYTCTVHSGQESGETVVEIKAVERLTVSGSDKSLSAYVGEDVTLDCSVDSHIQPEDIEEVSWKKTDKDEHILVLLYQNHKIHPEASDAQYRHRVEFFNDEIHRGNFSLRLKRVRTEDKGEYMCQVFAGRFSDNTTVILKQLGFSSLHIMVLILCIFACGSALLFFSLIYCRPQTGLHLEGYYWVPLGASAVLPCFNNKYLPADVKKVKWSKSGLKDPLCVFEDGEVQHPASFSDRANFLCGDFTLGNFSLLLKNVRTEDKGRYTCTVHSGHRSVLSVSVNLEYYEDGSDVRVDYSWSMVVPLGASVLLPCVNDKPLTAEGLKVEWKKSDSESPMFVYQDERSKSYSGRAHFSTDDIKHGIFSLLLKNVTAQDEGEYTCEVYRGKCNVLSVTTTLELRLLDRVLRLQMFLVVCPNLIMFFAFVFWGVSEGSVYETVFSCALYVLRPLMLLFVAPYKEQFKGTIKTLLNWSLNTYYISFTTVLYSVLIKPALEKSLNYSAFDRVMTIVLFIIVLLLCLAYIIYTLCEISGKISDQLRAIFGLVAAVLFYVLPSLQFVLLFFTFASARGGSFIVALLPVITSATRYNWNIVCGDDLGCSPLVMRSMWMILMCFMNSVLIYFYIVALQNEKDCIGWACTIGFLQLIWTAWNCLYSFQDWGFSRITIVYVFGSVGVILISAVGLMTELTLKTLNGEGLVGDLRIIVFSSESLLTVSVLIMIILTPCNYHEIPAMCKKAATSE